AGGACGAAACTACTACTTGTAAAATAGGGTGGTGTATGAACAAAGTATGGGTATTGCAGTATTCTCACAGGAAATGCGAACAACAGAATGAAGGTAACTAGCGAACATTATGTAGAAATGAAATCAAAAACATATATGCACGCTGCAGAGGATTCCGTGTACAGAGAAAACAATTTGACATCCAAACCACCCCTCTGAGTGGAAATATGGGCCGGACCTAATCTGATTTTTCCCGCGAATGCCGGTTGCCAATAAAAGTTTATCCgcttgaattcttttttttttttaaatgtgattttgaGGGGACCAGAATTCCTGTTAAGTTATCAAACTTCCACAAACAAGTTCTTCATTATTACAAAATGATATTCACCCATAACCTTTCTCCCCATGGATCCACACTATGGAATAATAGGGTCATTATAATCAATAGGAAATCATTGTTTAAGTACGATTGGTACGAGGCATTGCATTTGTGAATGATGTTAGAGATGATAATGGTAACATGGGTAAATATATTCATAAATTTATAAATGATTATAAATTGTTTTTCCTCACTGAATAAGATCATATCAAGTAACATTGCAAGAAAAACATGTAGTAACATCTACTGTTTTgattaatcttttattttttaatctcctTTGTGCTGCTCtaaatgttcattttattttctctagCCTTTTTGCCTTTAATAAGTATTTTTAAGTATCTCcccctttttgttgttttgttctatGTTTCTCGTATTCAGGTAATTATTTCTTATCTAGACAACatttgtattgtactgtatatactatgcatatcaataaaaaacataaaaaggaaaGGCTTATCCAGGTTTATCCCCCAACATAAGGCATGTTGCCTTAtgttgaagaggaaatgcctttgcaATGGGTCTtttaacaagacaatgacccaaaacacaccagtaaggagcaaagtcttggttccagatgaacagattgatgttatggagcggccagcccaatcccAGGACCTCAGTCCCATATAATACTCgtggggtgacatcataaatgttgtttctgaggcaaaacccagtaatgcagaggaactGTGGGATGTAGTTtgatggtcctgggctggaatacctatcacaggtgactccatgcaacacagatgtgaagcagttctcagaaataatggttatgcaactaaatattagtgcagtgattcaaagtaaagcaaaccatTGAGACATTTTTCGGATCAtaaagtaaatgtttgagtttgttaagaaaaatgcaaatctaatactcctttttcttcactttctgtaaacaTATAACACAAAcatgatcaattttggtcatgttttgatttggaattgaatgtgcagtgttcccattttgagcattattcacttttttatacattattctgaacacaactgcaTATATGGCCATTGTGTTGTGAACTGCCCTTCATGTACAGTTGTTCAATACAGCCCTGCTCTAATATTCTTCTTCATACAGCAAACATTTGCCCCAGAGCCCTCATTTAAACGGAATCCAGTTGCctttattatgaaaaaaagagaacattGTATGTTATAGATGTGATTCTGTACTCATATTACATAGTGGTTTGCAAACAGACCCTATAGAACTAGCAATAGATATGCCAAATGAATGTAGAATAAATAATGCAAACTGATTTTTGTACACATCTCACCAAGAATCGCAGACAGGTCCTCCCATTCTCTACAGTCTGGTagtacaatatttattttcagtgttaCATGTTGAGCAACAACAGTTGTCTTCAGCCACAAATGTAATGCAGAGATAAAGAGTCAAGACTACCCCAATAACATAATCAACACTACAGAACTGGCAAATCAGATttgagagtgtgtatgtgtgtacacacacacacacacacacaatatatacacacacactcataatgTTTATGTACATACAAAGTTGCACTAGAAATTAACAGTGAAAGCCTGCTGTGCAGAGGTgggcagaaaaataaaaaaacacttaaaatgggGACAGACATGCTGATATAAACAGCAAAATAATTacagaaggaaaagagaaacagagataaaacacacacatacacacgcacacacacacacacacacacaactcattaaCCTGCATTCAGAGGGCCAAATAAAAGAGTAGTCTCCGAGAGGTCTAGGGGGTGATGGGGGTCAGGGCCGGGTTGAATGATCACCTATCTGTATAATTAGTTGTCAATAACAGGACAGTATGACAAGAAGGatgctttatttgtttttggtaGTGTGGCTATACTATGTACAGTACAAATACAGGCAActtcttcttcctgttctcACAGACATGTCAAACATGTCTTCCCTGTCCTGTCAACTTGTGGTGGGGCTTTGCTGGAACACAGTCGAGTTTCAGGGCTATGCAGAGCCtgcagaggggaggggggggggggcaaaggtTTCTCTCTCAGCAGCATCCTCCTGATGAAGGCTTGACAGAAGTGCCAGGGGTCAGCTTTACGTTGGGCTtgtctcctcctccagctgtgGCCCCGGGGCCCATCCTCTTTTTGATTTCAGCAGCCATGGTCATGAAGGCCTGCTCCACGTTGGTGGCGTTCTTGGCGCTGGTTTCCAAAAAGGGGATGGCCAGAGAGTCTGCAAACTCCTGGACACAACAGAGAACAGAGCACGGTGGCTTAGGCCTCTTAtgttgttgtagtagtagtaataataataataattagtagGGAGGTTCTTAACCTTCCATTTTATTGTACTGGTGCAAAGCAAAATATTATGAAGAAGCAGAAAATACTAAACATCATATAAAGACGTCATTTACAattacctcacacacacacatgtgaaatgctcacacacagacacagagagacacagagagagagagaggagagagagagagagagagagagagagagagagagagagagagagagagagagagagagagagtccaaATGCACACGTTAACTCCACTGCACGTTCTGTGATTTCGCTCCGTAGTTTGGTAAATCAGCAAGCAGCAGCAACGTGTTGTTGACAACGTTGCCAAAATGAGAACTTTCTCGCTAGATTTTGCAACTTTTCAGAGCCTAAATAGTAGCCATATTGGCATTGTCGTTGCTTGAACAAGCTGCAGAGTCACAGTAGTCTCGTTCCGTCTGCAGGGAGGCTGTCAGGTACCCACATTTGGCAACAACTGATTTACACAAACCTGTAATAGTACCGACGTGATTCGGCTCCCTAAAAAAGTACTGAGTTCAGTACCCAACCCTATCCATGCTGCAACTGAAAACCACTGAGCTTTATGCAAACAAGTGCGTGATGATGGTACTATGAGTGTTTGTCATTTGCACCTCTCTACAAACTCAGGGAGACACGTACTGTACATTTAGTAAATGTTGCACCAAACTCCCAGGCAGTGTATAAATGATTCATTTGGTTCATTCTTGTTGTAAATGTCAAGTACAGAACCTTTAAAGTGCTTAACTAGTTAAATCGTGGTAGGCTTTGCCTTCACAGCCAACCCCTAGTTTGGAGCATGGTGATTTTTACACAacagcttctgtgtgtgtgagtgtaaacCCGGGTGCATTACCTTTGCCGTTGTGTAATCCACCACCTTCTTTGTCGTCAGGTCACACTTGTTCCCAACCAATagcttgttgacattttcactgGCATAGCGGTCGATCTCCTGTAGCCACTGTTTGACATTGTTGAAGGACTCCTGAGACAGGGAGAAGGTAAACACTAGCATGAAGCTAAATCTGCTACAGGACATCAGCAGCTTCCACAGAGCCAGAGGTAGATGTAAGACATTTGATGCAATATGGATGTATTTCAATAGTGCGTTCCAGTTGTACTCGGAAGTTGGAATTTCAAAAACATGGCCCCTGTAGTCGGATTTCCGAGTGGGAGCACCTCACAGTACCTAAGAAGCCTAAAAAAAACCCTGACAAACTTCTGGCTAACCCTTCTGGCCAAGAGcccatttcaattttttcccAAATCGAGGCACCAATCACAACTGTTGAGGCGGGCTTTAAACAATGACGCTGGCTGGTTgagatgtttttctgtttctctgcaTATTACGCCCAGACAATGGTCTGGTGGCAGCCAGGCTAGGGCTCCAAGCAAGTTGACACTGAAATCCAACATGACAATGTAG
The nucleotide sequence above comes from Etheostoma spectabile isolate EspeVRDwgs_2016 unplaced genomic scaffold, UIUC_Espe_1.0 scaffold379, whole genome shotgun sequence. Encoded proteins:
- the LOC116686483 gene encoding ras-related protein ORAB-1, which gives rise to MNPEYDYLFKLLLIGDSGVGKSCLLLRFADDTYTESYISTIGVDFKIRTIELDGKTIKLQIWDTAGQERFRTITSSYYRGAHGIIVVYDVTDQESFNNVKQWLQEIDRYASENVNKLLVGNKCDLTTKKVVDYTTAKEFADSLAIPFLETSAKNATNVEQAFMTMAAEIKKRMGPGATAGGGDKPNVKLTPGTSVKPSSGGCC